TACCACCCTCAATGCGCACTAAGGCTTCAGAGCCACCGGCAGAGCCGGTATCCCAGTAATTTAAACACAAGTTTTTGACTCATGTTCGTGTACTTACTACTGGACACGAACATGCGAAGGAATTGAATTGAAGCCAAGCTGCGTGCAGGTGGAGAAGACAGCCATCACGAACCGAGACCTGGTAGTGAACGTGACGATGGGTGGGCTCAAGAACTTCGACACGGCTGTGCGTCGCTTCGGCGACTGTGAACCAGGGGAGGAGGCTGGCAATGCGAGCATCACCTGCAGGCTCAGCTTCGACGGCATCGCGGCAGACATTTTTACAATGGTATGGATAAACACCAGGATTGATCTTTTTTGAACGGCTGCGTTATCTGACGGCTGCATTCTAGATTTAAGCTTTAGTTTAGCCACCTCCAGATAACTAGAGACGCTCGCTGCTGAGGCTACAGTGACGTTGACCGACAGAGGATAAAATTAATCAGTTAACAATTAATTAAGCAATTAATATATCCATCAGTCAGTCTTTCTGTCATTCTTTCAACCAATCGACCAATAAATCAATAATCAATCTCTCTCAGACATGCTGGTACTATCATGAACTCCTCGGAGGGAAACTATTATAACCATCTTTACCCACGTTCTGCTCAGTTCCCGGGTAACAAATTCATCAGTGCTGTCCCTTTCTTGTTGCGTTTTTTCAGACCAAAGGAGACAACCTGCTTGCGACCGTGAAATCGGTGACTGTCGAAGCTGTTGTGCGCAACTCCACAGGGTTGTTCGACTTCACCAAGGCGCCCAACCGACCAGGCTTCGTGCGCGCTTTTGTCGTCCAGCACGCCGACTTCTACATCACGCCTGGAGACAATCTGGACCTTAACGCGATTCGAATGAGCGAGTTCATGTATTACATCGCCAGATACTTGAGGGAGGAATTGCAGTCGAATCTCTACGGCAGTTACAAGAGAATGCTTGATTTCGCCTTTGGTCCGATGACGCAGTAAGCGAGCTCCAACGCCTCAATGTGCTTACTCGACAGGAGAAACATGTGCGTAAAACTATTGAAACGGACGGAAACTATTTTGGGAAGTGCTCAAGTGTTTTGCAATGAGGGAAAGTAAAACCTAGTATATAATATGCTTTGACAGTCTAGCATGCtttcaatgcgttagcattaggacTGCCGTCTTCGCCAAAATTAACCGGTGATGTCTGAAGCCTCGTCCAGGTGAGTGGTGTATTACAAATTAAAAGGTAATGAAGGGCGCAGTGACTGTCGCACTTCTCGCTGGACACGTAAACCGCGCTGTGAGCGAAGGGATGAATGAGGGAATGAAagacgaagaggggaagaaaATCGAGTTCTGGAAATGGAAGCCTCAGAGATAgtctcacttctcagtgggcACCTCAACTGCACCATGAAGGTGGAAAAAGTGGAGAGGAGGATGGAGCTTTAATTCTATAGCATTAATAGGGCTATTATAAAACAATGTGTCGTTGGCGGTTTGAACGCGGTTTAAGGAAGTAAAAAGCTCAGAACCACCGCTAAAGAGAAAAATTTATGGCTATTGGAGATCTGATTTGAGTTAATTGAAAAGCATGGAAATAAATGAATTGtcaaatataaaatttattgtcGTTGGTATGAGTGAATTCAGTTCGTCAACAAAAATCGGTCACATAATCGGAGTCACAAAGCTGACGTTACCCCTCCACATCAGTAGGCTTTATCGTATGTTTTTTCTTCGTGTTTACGTGTGCATTAATACAAAATTAAGGCTGGTTTAAGACCGATTCCTGCGGAGATAATATGAGTCGTTATTCATAAAAGGTTgaagtgaattaaaaaaaattttgtgggCTAGACTGTTACTCTTCACGAAAATATATGAACATTTTCAAACTGATTTCCAGCATATTGTTGGCTGAAGAGCACCgacctttgggctagttggtgcattgcagtcatgtacaagcgcagaacaaacaggaacaaagaaggatgggacaccacgagcgcttgtggtgtcccatccttttttgtccctgtttgttctgcgcttgtacatgattgaTTGTTGGCCGGACTCCTTTTTTTCACCTGGCGCTACCATACCATTGTTCACTAAGCTGCTGCGCGCCCCTCCCTCAGGCATAGTGGATTAATAGTAGCACCAGGAGCAAGAAGCAGACCAACCGCAATATGGCGGCAATCAGGTTGGAAACGTCTGTAttagcgcgaaaaaaaaagagggtggTGAAGAAGCACAAGAACTACACAGGTGCTGACTACCGATTTTTTTATTAGGACAAGCAGGCCACGTAAGTGCTAGGTTACACAGCTCTACCTGGAGTGACGGAGTGGCGGCATATAACCTTCGATTGCACCGTGAGGCTTTTGTAACATGCAAGATTTTGAAGAGGAACACCAGAAAGAGAGCAGAGAAGCGCCACTGCCTTCGTTGTTGGTTCAGTTCTCGGGGCTGCGCGGAGCCGCTATTAATTTGGTCAGT
The Amblyomma americanum isolate KBUSLIRL-KWMA chromosome 3, ASM5285725v1, whole genome shotgun sequence genome window above contains:
- the LOC144126240 gene encoding salivary anticoagulant protein P23-like, whose amino-acid sequence is MKCVALLIAVIAYFGHVNADDRHDRQDVVQDPLGHLERDNSPPKGGSNSGSQVNSVTQANNFIDFVFLERMPNLIKDTPGLYPSAPLPPFTFTVEKTAITNRDLVVNVTMGGLKNFDTAVRRFGDCEPGEEAGNASITCRLSFDGIAADIFTMTKGDNLLATVKSVTVEAVVRNSTGLFDFTKAPNRPGFVRAFVVQHADFYITPGDNLDLNAIRMSEFMYYIARYLREELQSNLYGSYKRMLDFAFGPMTQ